A single Saccopteryx bilineata isolate mSacBil1 chromosome 7, mSacBil1_pri_phased_curated, whole genome shotgun sequence DNA region contains:
- the LANCL2 gene encoding lanC-like protein 2 isoform X1: MGETMSKRLKLHLGAEAEMEERAFPNPFPDYEAAASAAGAEDSGSARPPPSPDGLALPFHEDGKIAQNFTRRIQTKIKDLLQQMEEGLKTADPHDCSAYTGWTGIALLYLQLYRVTCDQTYLLRSLDYVKRTLRNLNGRRVTFLCGDAGPLAVGAVVYHKLKSDCESRECITKLLQLQRTVVARDSDLPDELLYGRAGYLYALLYLNTEIGPSTVDEAAIKEVVTAIVESGKALSREERKTERCPLLYQWHRKQYVGAAHGMAGIYYMLMQPAAKVDQETLTEMVKPSIDYVRHKRFRSGNYPSSLSNETDRLVHWCHGAPGVAHMLMQAYQVFKEEKYLKDAVECGDVIWQRGLLRKGYGVCHGAAGNGYAFLSLYHLTQDRRDLYRACKFAEWCLEYGAHGCRVPDRPYSLFEGMAGAIHFLSDVLAPETSRFPAFELGSLQTDKQV; this comes from the exons ATGGGCGAAACCATGTCCAAGCGGCTCAAGTTGCACCTGGGCGCGGAGGCCGAGATGGAGGAGCGCGCGTTCCCCAACCCCTTCCCGGACTACGAGGCCGCCGCCTCTGCCGCAGGGGCCGAGGACTCGGGCTCCGCCCGCCCCCCGCCCAGCCCCGACGGGCTCGCCCTTCCTTTCCACGAGGACGGGAAG ATCGCTCAGAATTTCACGAGGCGGATCCAGACCAAAATCAAAGATCTCCTGCAGCAAATGGAAGAAGGGCTGAAGACAGCCGACCCCCACGATTGCTCCGCTTACACCGGCTGGACAG GCATAGCCCTTCTGTACCTGCAGCTGTACCGGGTCACATGTGACCAGACCTACCTGCTCCGGTCCCTGGATTACGTAAAGAGGACACTTCGGAACCTGAATGGCCGCAGGGTCACTTTCCTGTGCGGAGACGCGGGGCCGCTGGCCGTGGGGGCTGTGGTGTACCATAAACTCAAGAGTGATTGTGAGTCCCGGGAGTGCATCACAAA ACTCTTGCAGCTGCAGAGAACCGTCGTGGCCCGCGACTCGGACCTCCCCGACGAGCTGCTGTACGGGCGGGCGGGGTACCTGTACGCCCTGCTCTACCTGAACACAGAGATCGGGCCCAGCACCGTGGACGAGGCCGCTATCAAAGAG GTGGTCACTGCTATTGTGGAGTCGGGCAAGGCCTTGTCGAGGGAGGAACGGAAGACGGAGCGCTGTCCCCTGCTGTACCAGTGGCACAGGAAGCAGTACGTGGGCGCGGCCCACGGCATGGCCGGCATTTACTACATGTTAATGCAG ccaGCCGCAAAGGTGGACCAGGAGACCCTGACGGAGATGGTGAAGCCCAGTATCGACTACGTGCGCCACAAACGGTTCCGATCCGGGAACTACCCGTCGTCCCTGAGCAACGAGACGGACCGGCTGGTGCACTGGTGCCACGGTGCCCCGGGCGTGGCGCACATGCTGATGCAGGCGTACCAG GTCTTCAAGGAGGAGAAGTACCTGAAAGACGCCGTGGAGTGCGGCGACGTGATCTGGCAGCGTGGGCTGCTGCGGAAGGGCTACGGCGTCTGCCACGGGGCGGCCGGCAACGGCTACGCCTTCCTGTCCCTGTACCACCTCACCCAGGACAGGAGGGACCTCTACCGGGCTTGCAAG TTTGCAGAGTGGTGTCTGGAGTACGGAGCCCACGGGTGCCGCGTCCCCGACAGACCCTACTCTCTCTTCGAAG GCATGGCAGGTGCCATCCACTTCCTCTCCGACGTCCTAGCGCCGGAGACGTCCCGGTTCCCGGCGTTTGAACTGGGCTCTTTGCAGACGGACAAGCAGGTGTAA
- the LANCL2 gene encoding lanC-like protein 2 isoform X2, whose product MGETMSKRLKLHLGAEAEMEERAFPNPFPDYEAAASAAGAEDSGSARPPPSPDGLALPFHEDGKIAQNFTRRIQTKIKDLLQQMEEGLKTADPHDCSAYTGWTGIALLYLQLYRVTCDQTYLLRSLDYVKRTLRNLNGRRVTFLCGDAGPLAVGAVVYHKLKSDCESRECITKLLQLQRTVVARDSDLPDELLYGRAGYLYALLYLNTEIGPSTVDEAAIKEVVTAIVESGKALSREERKTERCPLLYQWHRKQYVGAAHGMAGIYYMLMQATAKVDQETLTEMVKPSIDYVRHKRFRSGNYPSSLSNETDRLVHWCHGAPGVAHMLMQAYQVFKEEKYLKDAVECGDVIWQRGLLRKGYGVCHGAAGNGYAFLSLYHLTQDRRDLYRACKFAEWCLEYGAHGCRVPDRPYSLFEGMAGAIHFLSDVLAPETSRFPAFELGSLQTDKQV is encoded by the exons ATGGGCGAAACCATGTCCAAGCGGCTCAAGTTGCACCTGGGCGCGGAGGCCGAGATGGAGGAGCGCGCGTTCCCCAACCCCTTCCCGGACTACGAGGCCGCCGCCTCTGCCGCAGGGGCCGAGGACTCGGGCTCCGCCCGCCCCCCGCCCAGCCCCGACGGGCTCGCCCTTCCTTTCCACGAGGACGGGAAG ATCGCTCAGAATTTCACGAGGCGGATCCAGACCAAAATCAAAGATCTCCTGCAGCAAATGGAAGAAGGGCTGAAGACAGCCGACCCCCACGATTGCTCCGCTTACACCGGCTGGACAG GCATAGCCCTTCTGTACCTGCAGCTGTACCGGGTCACATGTGACCAGACCTACCTGCTCCGGTCCCTGGATTACGTAAAGAGGACACTTCGGAACCTGAATGGCCGCAGGGTCACTTTCCTGTGCGGAGACGCGGGGCCGCTGGCCGTGGGGGCTGTGGTGTACCATAAACTCAAGAGTGATTGTGAGTCCCGGGAGTGCATCACAAA ACTCTTGCAGCTGCAGAGAACCGTCGTGGCCCGCGACTCGGACCTCCCCGACGAGCTGCTGTACGGGCGGGCGGGGTACCTGTACGCCCTGCTCTACCTGAACACAGAGATCGGGCCCAGCACCGTGGACGAGGCCGCTATCAAAGAG GTGGTCACTGCTATTGTGGAGTCGGGCAAGGCCTTGTCGAGGGAGGAACGGAAGACGGAGCGCTGTCCCCTGCTGTACCAGTGGCACAGGAAGCAGTACGTGGGCGCGGCCCACGGCATGGCCGGCATTTACTACATGTTAATGCAGGCGA CCGCAAAGGTGGACCAGGAGACCCTGACGGAGATGGTGAAGCCCAGTATCGACTACGTGCGCCACAAACGGTTCCGATCCGGGAACTACCCGTCGTCCCTGAGCAACGAGACGGACCGGCTGGTGCACTGGTGCCACGGTGCCCCGGGCGTGGCGCACATGCTGATGCAGGCGTACCAG GTCTTCAAGGAGGAGAAGTACCTGAAAGACGCCGTGGAGTGCGGCGACGTGATCTGGCAGCGTGGGCTGCTGCGGAAGGGCTACGGCGTCTGCCACGGGGCGGCCGGCAACGGCTACGCCTTCCTGTCCCTGTACCACCTCACCCAGGACAGGAGGGACCTCTACCGGGCTTGCAAG TTTGCAGAGTGGTGTCTGGAGTACGGAGCCCACGGGTGCCGCGTCCCCGACAGACCCTACTCTCTCTTCGAAG GCATGGCAGGTGCCATCCACTTCCTCTCCGACGTCCTAGCGCCGGAGACGTCCCGGTTCCCGGCGTTTGAACTGGGCTCTTTGCAGACGGACAAGCAGGTGTAA